The DNA segment CTCGCCAAAGGGCTGCAGGTTGTCGTAGTAATAGTCGAGCGAGATGGTGGTGTCGTAATTCTCGCGCGAGCGGGACCGTTTCAGGCCGGTGCGCAGGCTGGTCAGGTCGGTGCTTTCGAGGTCGATGGTGCGTTCGTAGCTGGCGTAGGCACTGTTGCGGTACGTCCTGCTGTCCGGCGGCATCGCGATCTCGCCGAACACATATTGGCGCTTTTGCTCGATGCGCGCTTGCGAGTCGAACACCCAGGCGCGGTTGAACAGGTTGTAGTAAGAGTATCGGCCTTCGACCTGGGCGCCGGTATCGGTGGTGTAGCCCACGCCGGATGACAGCCGATTGACAGGATACTCCCGCACCCGGACGTACACCGGCACGGTGACCTTGTCGGCGCTCATGTCGACCTTGGGCGCGGCGACCCGGTCCGGATTGGTGTCGGCAATCTTGCCGTCCTCCGTCGTCTCCTGCTCGCCGAGGTCGATCTGCACATTGGAGAAATACGGCTGGTTCTGGATCGCGCGCTGGAATTCCAGCAAGCGCTCCACGCGGTACGGCTCGCCCTCATACAGCGGATTGACGTTGCGGATGATCTGCTCGGGATAGCGCCGCAGCCCGCTGATCATCAGCGGCCCCATGCTGTAGGCCGGGCCGCTGGCAAAGCGCGCGCTCAGGTCCGCCGCGTGCTCGTCCGGCTCGATGCGGGCTTGCGAGCCGGTCAGGCGGGCGCCATAGTAGGTGTTGCTCTGCAGCGCCACCAGCGCGTCTTCCTTGGCCTTGTCCCAGTCCGCCTGGCGAAACGGCGCGGCTACCGGCAGGCCCCACTTGGCCCTGATTTCGGCGATCCGCTCCGGCGACTGGCTGGCGGCCGGGCCCGTCACGCCCACGTCGACGGCGCGAATCACCGTGCGCGCGCCCAGTTCCACCGTGATGTGCACGGTACGCTCGTCGCCGCTGCCATCCACTTTGGTGGTGGTCTGCGGATCGAAATAGCCTTCGGTGGAAGTGAACTGGCGGACCTGCTCGCCCACGGTCTCGACCATATAGTTGAACTGGTCGGGCGAGATATCGTCGCGGGTGCGATAGCGCGACAGGTCCAGGTGGTCCTGCAGGATTTCCTTGATCGGCTTGGGCGCGTCCACCTCGACTTCATAGGCGGCGGCGGCAGGCCCGGCGGATAGCATCAGGGCCGCCAGCAGCGGGGGCATCAGGCGGCGCAGCACGGCCGGCGCCACCGGCCGTCCACCGGCAGGGGCGGCAAGGCCGGCGGGCATGGTGCACGGGTTCCCTGGGTCCATCCTCATCGATCGATGCACGTCACGCAAAGTCGACATTTGACCACACCCGCGCGGCCGGCCTGTCCGGCGCCGCCAAAAAGACCGCCGCGACCGTCGCCACAGCAGTCACCACAGCGCTCACCACAACCATCGCCGAAAGCGAGGGCAAGGGATGAAAACGGCAGAATCGCGCGCAATCCCGTTGCCGGGCCCGCCGATACGGTAAAATCCCCGCTGTTTGTTAATCTCACCCTGTTTCCCGCCATGGCTGCCTACGAATCGGATATCACCCAGTTCCTGAAGTCGCTCAAGGACGAGCGCCCTTCCCTGGAAGCGGAACAACGCCAGGGCCGTGCCCTGCTGTGGGACAAGAGCCCGATCAACCTCGAAGAACGTGCCCGTGCCGACGCCTCGCGCGTGGCGCAAAAGCCGTACGTCTACGCGCTGGACTAAAGTCCTTACCCGCCACATCGCCCCGCCCCCGAGCGCCCGCCCCTAGATGAACCAGAGCGAGCAGGACAAGCTGAAGCCGGCGATCGAGCTGCCGAGCGTGACGCCGGAGCAGGATTCCACGCCGGCCGCCGTCGACGGCATGGCGTTCGCGCGCCTGTACGGCGAGCCCCTGTTCAAGCTGCCGCAGGACCTGTACATCCCGCCGGACGCGCTGGAAATCTTCCTGGAAGCGTTCGAGGGGCCGCTGGATCTGTTGCTTTACCTGATCCGCAAGCAGAACTTCAACGTCCTCGATATCCCGATGGCGCAAGTGACGCGTCAGTACCTCACGTATATCGAGCAGATCCGCAAGAGCAATCTTGAGCTGGCCGCCGAGTACCTGCTGATGGCCGCCATGCTGATCGAGATCAAGTCGCGCATGCTGCTGCCGGTGAAAAAGTCCG comes from the Cupriavidus basilensis genome and includes:
- a CDS encoding autotransporter assembly complex protein TamA → MPAGLAAPAGGRPVAPAVLRRLMPPLLAALMLSAGPAAAAYEVEVDAPKPIKEILQDHLDLSRYRTRDDISPDQFNYMVETVGEQVRQFTSTEGYFDPQTTTKVDGSGDERTVHITVELGARTVIRAVDVGVTGPAASQSPERIAEIRAKWGLPVAAPFRQADWDKAKEDALVALQSNTYYGARLTGSQARIEPDEHAADLSARFASGPAYSMGPLMISGLRRYPEQIIRNVNPLYEGEPYRVERLLEFQRAIQNQPYFSNVQIDLGEQETTEDGKIADTNPDRVAAPKVDMSADKVTVPVYVRVREYPVNRLSSGVGYTTDTGAQVEGRYSYYNLFNRAWVFDSQARIEQKRQYVFGEIAMPPDSRTYRNSAYASYERTIDLESTDLTSLRTGLKRSRSRENYDTTISLDYYYDNLQPFGEANQLSRALVPAFAWTRRDVDNLVFPRRGNVISTQVGVAAKHIMSDETFFRLYGRIRQYVPVGKRDLVLARLELGADITNGDVTKIPASLRFRAGGTDSIRGYGYQSIGTRNGASVLPAKYLATGSLEYQYWFLHDWGAAIFWDVGTATDNLTGVKLYNGVGIGARWRSPVGPVKLDVGYGIQQKQFRPHIALGVAF
- a CDS encoding DUF3460 family protein — protein: MAAYESDITQFLKSLKDERPSLEAEQRQGRALLWDKSPINLEERARADASRVAQKPYVYALD